ACCTGATCGAGACGGTCGACCTGTCCGGGGAGGGCGACACGGACCTGGGCGCCACTGCGGCGGAAGTTGCAGAGCGGAAGCACGAGGTGCTCTGCCTGACGCAGTTCGAGAAGGGTTTCCTCTACGCGATCCACAACGTGGTGCACGTGTTCGAGCGGGAATCGAACTACAACTTTCGCAAGAAGTCGATCATCTGCGTGCCGATCACGCTGTACGACGAGCCGCAGTACAAGATCGTGAACGTGGCGGTGAACCACGAGCAGGACACGATCGTGGTGGCGACGCTACACTCCCAGCTGTACATCGGCATGCTGATCGTGCCGGAAACGCTCAAGATCAGTGAGCTGGTGTTTCAGAACCTGGGCGAACCGCTGCACATCAGCGGCATCATTGGGATGGCTGTGTGCTCGTGGAAGCCGATCGTGATGACAGCATGTAAGGATGAGCGCGCTTGAACGTACTTGCTTCTCTTCTAAAGCTTCcattcgttttcttttctacTTTCACCGGCCAAAGCACGCGATTTGACGATTCGCGTGTGGAACTACGAGACGATGAAGGTGGAGCTGGTGAAGAAGTACCAGATCGAGATCGGTGTCATTGCGCTGCATCCGTCCGGGTTTTTCGCCGCCGTTGGCTTCATCGATCTGCTCCGGCTGCTCCAGATCCAGCTGGACGATCTGAAGGAAACGAAGAGCTTCAATCTGGCCAGCTGTACGCAGCTCGAGTTCTCCAACCAGGGACATCTGCTGGCGGCGGCTCACGGGAAGATGATCACTCTCATCTGCATCTTCACGTTCGAGGTGGTGCAGTCGCTGAAGGGCCACAATGGCAGCATCCTGAGCTTGGCATGGTCCACGGACGATGCGGTGCTAGTGTCCGGAGGTAACGATGGTGCAATCTACAAGTGGAATGTGGTGACGGGTGAACGGCTGGAGGAGGTCGTCCAGAAGGGTATCCACTACCGGTCGATTGCGCTGACGAGTGATGCGCACTCGGTGTACTCCATCACCAACACGGGACTCATTCGAGAAGTTGCCAAATCGGACATTGTAAGCTTTGGGGGTTCGGGTTGAATGTTTGCCCTCTTTCAAAGGCTCGGGAGATACTTTCTTTCCTATTTTTCGCAGGCACGAGAGTTCAAAATTCCCGAGCTGACGCCCCTCACCGATATGGCTCTGGCCCGCTCGGATGCAATTCTGTTCGTGGGAAGCGTGAAGGGCCATCTGTACAACGTGCAGGTGCCGCTGGTCGACACGAGCAGCGGGAACTGTACCAACTTTCGCTTTTTCAACACCAAAGTGACGAAGATCTGCATCACGTACGATGATTGTACGCTGATCACGGCGGCCGACGACGGGACGCTCATCATCTGGCGCATACTGAACAACGAGGGCAAAACGGCGCGCCAAGCACCGGAGCTGGGCCGGTGTGCGGATGTGCTGATCGCGCGCCAGGAGCTGATCGAGAAGAACGAATCGATCAACACGCTCGAGATGCGCATCCAGCAGCAGAGCATGGAGTTTGCGTACAAGATGAAGCAGGGCGATGCGTTCCATTCCGAGCAGATGCGTGACATCCACAAGGATTATTGTGCCGCGATCGAAAACCTTAAGGTAAGGGAGATCGTGATCGTACCATTAAATGCTTCAATTTGACACAGAACACTGTTTCGTTTTGCAGAAAAAGAACATTGAAATGGAGCAGGCGCACACGGAAGAGTTCAACCTGATCACCGCGAGCATTGCCCAGGGCAAGGAGGACCACCAGAAGGAGATGATGGACTTTGAGGCACAGTTCCACGAGAAGATCATCATGGAGTACGACAAGCTGACGAGCATGAAGAACAAGATGGACGCGATGCGGGAGGAGTACGAGGTTAAGCTGCGTCGCTCGGCAGGATGTTTGCAGGATACGATTGGTAGGAGGAAATGAGCACTCCAGGAAAAAGGCGCCATTTTCTCTATTTGTAcctctcttttcccttccaGAATCAATGGAAGCGGACCAGAAACGTTTGCTGAGCGAAAAGCAGGACATCATCGACAACCTGCTCAAGGATATGGATCGCAGGCGGGCCGAATTTGATGAGTACTGCCGCCAGGTTGACGTCGACAACGATCGCCACAAGGTGGAACTGCAGCTTCAGTACGAGAAAAGACTtcaagaggaggaggaaaactCCATCAAGTGGCGCGGTGAGGCCGGCGTGCTGAAGAAAAAGTTCTCCACGCTGAGCCGCGAGTCGGAAGCGTACCGGAAGGAGATCGAAACGATGCAAGCGCAGCACGGCAAGTTCCAGCAAAGCATCCGGCAGCATCAGCGCGAAATAGAGGCGCTGCGCAAGGAGCTGGCCGAGCGCGACAGTACGATACGCGACAAGGATCGCCGAGTGTTCGAGCTGGGCAAGAAAAACTCCGAGCTGGAGAAGTACAAACAGGTGCTGTCGATGAAGATCACCGAGCTGAAGGCACAGATCGAGCCGAAGGAGCGCGAGATCAAGGAGAAGAAAGAGTTCATCCTGGAGATGGAGAAGAAGCTGGAGGAGCTGCAGCAGAACAACAAGCAGCTGGAGCTGCAGCTGCAGGAGCTGCGCGACAAGTACGTGGGCATCGATCTGGAGCTGCGGCGCGAGCGGAACCGGTTCCGGGCGTCAAAAGCCCAGTACCAGCGGCTCTGCGGTGAGATTTACAACGTGTCCGGGTTGATACAGCGTCCCGAGCTGCTGAAGCGCAGCGTCAAGGAGCTCTGCCACCGGTACTCGAACGATAAGGAGCTGCAGAAGTCGCTCGCACTCGACGAGGACGTGCAGAACGAGTTCCTGCGGCAGCGCGAGTACCTCGAGCGGATGACCAAGAGCGCCAAGCAGAAGGCAAGCGGCCAGCGCAAGGACGGTGGTGAATCGTTGAAGCTGAAGAAGGAAAACATGGAACTGCTGGCGGAGCTGAACGCGCTGCGCGAGCTGCTGAACGAAAAGCAGCGCGACTGTACGCGAATGGAAGCGCTGCTGGGCCTTTCGAGTAAAGCGATCTCACCCCGGCAGGCGAAAGAAAAGCTGGAAAAGGCTGTTGCGGTAAGTAGTGGGCACATTGTTCACATTATTCGTTTAAATAGTTACAATCTTAGGGAATTATTAGCCAGATTGCGTGGTAGTAGCGTTTGATTGAGCCGCTCGTTCGTATAGTAGCTCACAGGCTCTTTCATCGTCATGCTCGGTACGTACGATAGCGCACAATGCATTGCGCAGACAGGTACTGGTGCAGCCTTCCTGAAGTAGTGGATCGGAATACTTTTGCTTCGCTTGCCAGTACCGATGGAGCTGCTGTTCCGATTGAGCAAACCGTTGGACAAGCCTGTGCAGGGAGTCCACACTGAGATCCGGCAGTTGATAGTAGCTCTTGAAGCTGTACAAACGATACCAGGAAGGACGCTGATCGGGCGTTAAGTTCGCATCCGTAAGGTTGTACATCCAGGTTTCTTGTTCCAGCGGTTCCTATAGGAAAAGATCATTCAAATTAGACTCTTTCTAAGGAAGCTGGTACGTTGAGTGACACTCACAAACGTAACTGGATCGAACTGGAACACCTTGTAGTTGGGATTGAGCTTCGTGAACGTGGTCGTAGAGCCACCGTTCCATGCCACGTTCACTGCACGCGATGGATCGTCCCGGCTGTAGTACAGATTGAACTCGTCCACGTGCGAGTGTCCGTTAAACTGGCCCGCAATGATGTGCGCAAACCGTTCCACAATCTTCCGGTACTCGCGCGTCCACCCGATAAAGCAGGAGTCATCGTACGAAGGGACATGCGCTAGGATGTGAACTCGTTCATTGTCCCGCTCGGCTTGCAGGAGTGTGTCGTGCAGCCACTGGAGCTGTGGCATAAAGTAGTCGAGGCTGTAGAACAGCCAGAAGTTGTGCACGAAGCAGGGATTGTTGTTGAGCCCGATGATGCGCACGCCGTAAGGCGTTCGCACGGTGTAGTAGCCACCTTCCGTTAGCGTTGGACGGATGTCTTTGATTGGCAGCCAATCGGCCCACTGGTCCGCGATAAAGTCGTACAAATAATCCATCCGATATGATGCCTCTACGTCATGTGGAGCGTACCTGTAAAAGGGAGATCTTGTTTTAGTAACAATTCCCTCAACTGCTCCCTCAAAAGACTCACAAATTAGCCGGGTGTGATTCGTGATTACCCAACACCGGATACAACGGGACACCCGGGAAGACGCGCTTCATCAAATCGAACACCTGCCGCATCGCACCCTCGTTCGTTTCGATCGACGTGTTCCAGGTGAAGTGATGCACAATGTCCCCGGTGAAGTAGATCGCATCAATCTTCGGATGCTGCCGGCGTATGTGCTCCATCACGTCGACCACACCGTGCCACGGTGTGTCACAGTCCCGATAGTCGCTCCAGTAGCCGGCTGCCGTTTCCGGCGTTGCGGGCGCCAGATCGGGCAGCGTTCGACAGCACGCCTCCGCCTTACAGTCCGCATTCACACCGACCACATACTCCGGATCGTAGTGGATGTCCGTGAGGTGTACAATCGTTAGCGGTGGTTTCTTTGGTGCAGGATTTGCCGAACAAGAACCACCCGCATCCGGTGGGGTATACATTCGCGAACGAACCTGTTCCTCCTGCACCGCCGGTGGTGTAATGTCAACGGAGCGATAGAGAGCCGCCTCCGTAATGCTTCTCCCATCACGCACACAGTCCTGCTCCTGCAGGAATATCTGGCAGATGTCTTCCGGCTCCGGGAATGGCCTGCGGTTCCGCAACACATACTCAATCACTTGCCCGTTCATGTTGACCACACCCTCGCACAGGTACTGCTTGAAGCCGAGCAGTCGACAGATACGCTTCGCGAACGTCCACACCCGCTCCGTGTCCCCCCGCCCATTTGCGATCGTTTCGTTGTAGTAGCTCAGGAACAGGTACGAGCTGGACATGCAGGTAAGGCACCGGGCAGCATCCCGAGCGCGTGCAAATCCATCGAGCAGGAAGTTTCCACTGAGCCGGTCGCGATACTCGGGCAGCAGCTCGAAGTACGGCACATACTGCTCCTCCGCTAGCTCAGCCGCCCCGAGCAGGGTGCGCACCCTTGGCAACAGTGCCTGATTGTATTGTGCTGCAAAGGAAGCGAAAAGTAAGCTGTGACTGCAGGAGAATGGAATGATAATGCTTCGCTTACCTAAATTAATCCTGTACGGTGTTCCGCGTGGAGATCCGGGAACGGCAGCACGTTGGGCAAAGCATGCCACGCAAAAAACACCGAAAAACGCCACACAAAAAGTGCTCCAAGTTGGAAACATGTTCGAGGAGTCGTGACCGTTCCGTTGCACGTCCGATAACCTTCTGAggactgctgttgctgatctGACCACCTAAAgccaaacacatacacactcttcTCAGTGGCCTAATCAAAGCGACGTTGATTCGGCTTGTAAGTTGTGTACAACActatgatgataatgatatgCAGCGATGTTTGCTTCCATAATGagcggtgtgtgtgcgtgtatcgGGTGTAAGGTGTGAGTTACTGGTGCGACCCCCGCTCAACTGACCTCAAGCCGAATGGCTCATTAGTGGTGTGGGAATGGAATTGGAACATTCGCTTGTTGATTACAGGCCTTTAACATGGTGAGAAGAGGCTCAGATGAAGAGAGCCCTTGAGGAGGAAGCTCCCACCTTGAGTGGCACACGTGGCGCAAGGTTGGGttacccacacaaacacacatatacccTCAAAACAAAAGGTCAATGTTCGTGTGAATGTTGGACCACGATTTGATCGAGCTCTGGCCAGTGCTTCCCTATAACCATTGTGCGCAATCGATCGTGAAAGTGATCCATTTAACGCAAGCGCGCAACAGGTGTAACGGGCCGCTTCTATGCGCAGAAGATGCTTgccatttttaaacatttcccAGGCATCTAATAACAATCAGCATGCAGCGCACGCTTTgagtgtgggggggggggggagacgGGAGCTTGAGAGATTGATTACGATGCAAATCACACACCCACGCAGCTCATCTGTAATTACACAACATGAATACACAACGAAGACGCACGTGGACGTGGTCCGATGggcacaacaaacacaacattGCGCGTGGGGTGTGGCTGCACTTGACCGATATATTTCACTAACCTTCTCCGTCCTtgcttctccttctcctccgcAGGACCGGGACGCACTGGAGGCACACCATCGGGAGCAGATGGCCAAGCTGGAGGAGATGGTGCGCGCGCTGTCGAACGAAAACCAAACCCTGCGCGCCGAACTGATCGCGCAAAGCAGCACACGCAGCAAACCGGCGACAACACCGGCCACTAGTGgtaccggtgctgctgctgctagtaaGTGAGATGGATTGTCGTTCTTTCACTAATGGAACCGAGTGTATGTGtaccgctttttttttctttttgaaattttgtgtgatgataaatataatttatttaacgcTTTTTAGTCTGCtaaatgtataataattgTTCGCGGCATGATGTTAAAATTCAAaccaacaagcaaaacaaaaatcgaacaaaCTTTTGCTCTCACATTCTTAACACTAAGCGGCAAATGGAACGAACAATGGTGCCGTCTTTTTGGTTAAAGTAAatagaatgaaatgaaatgttggACGGGTGAGAATAAATTAGTAAAGTACGGTAAAGAGATAGTAAAgctaattaaataaatatcgCGTACGATTTAtataaattcatttaaaaaaaaactgattgtAAAGATTTGTACTCCACGAGTAAAGAAGAACCTCCCCCCTGCATTGTGTAGAAGAGGAGGGAGGTTCCGGAGGTTGCAAAAAAGACGTCGTCTCTCGATCACGCCAGCGATCCAAAACCGCTCCATTGTTGTTCGCGTAAAGGCATTAAATATAGTCACTACTTTGTTACTAATGCTAGTAGTACAcgagaaaaaaatgcacaataaataggagaaaaaaaaacacattacgTGTGCTGGCTGTCCGTTGTCTGTTGTAGAAAAAGCGCAAACACTTTGCAAACACCACTCCAGCCCCCCCACTGGTCCCATGATCGTCAGCTTAAAAGTATCCGGCATGATTAATACTGGGATCGGCCCTAATTGCCGACACGGAGGCGATGCGAGCCGCCGCACTCGCGAGCACGTTTTGCTTCTGCTGGCCGGTCGGCGATTCGGCGCACACGCTCACCTTCGTCCAGCTGCGCTCGCTGCTCGACTTCCGGATCGCGTCCAGCACCGCCTGCACGTACAGCCCATCCTCGAAGGTGGCCGCCGCCTGGACCGGTTCCTTGATCCAGCCCGCACTCTCCTTGTTCGGGTGGAACGCGTCCCGCAGCGCCCCGACCAGCTTGCACAACCCCTTCACATACGGTCGCGGCAGGGCCGTGTCCGAGGTGGCCGAAAACTGCAGATCCTGCACGTCCACGTACAGCATCTCCTCCTTGACGGCGCCCGTCTCGGCGTTCAGCCGATGGCCCACCAGATCGCCGCCCCGCACGGTCAGATGGCCGGCCGGTCCGTAGATGACCACCTCCTGCTGGAACGCGTTGTTCGACTCGTGGCAGTTGATGTTCACCGTCACCAGGGCGCTGGACGTGCTGCCGTCGCTTTCGAGCTCCATCTGGAAGGCGCACACGTCGGGCGCCGCCACCCGCCTGATGCCCGTGT
This sequence is a window from Anopheles merus strain MAF chromosome 3R, AmerM5.1, whole genome shotgun sequence. Protein-coding genes within it:
- the LOC121597654 gene encoding cilia- and flagella-associated protein 57, giving the protein MEKNSRSKQISIIPKNAYGLRTDIQGNVHFTLKQEIIYPVAGVLAIHDFTTNKQKFLRFPQNCHPERIVLSPNRKFIAVVERNNDNKSMVNVYEIDTLRKRKTLQLPADCPNTQIGNICFTHDSRGVAVLSVEPDAFLSIFSFDKNDSLIIGRASNSSQQGQAVYLSCNPNDATIVAVGGYYMLKIMNRTDKGFGQIGTIKGDDLLITSMTWLSSDVLAAGTAETEIIFVESGELKIRQRADLIETVDLSGEGDTDLGATAAEVAERKHEVLCLTQFEKGFLYAIHNVVHVFERESNYNFRKKSIICVPITLYDEPQYKIVNVAVNHEQDTIVVATLHSQLYIGMLIVPETLKISELVFQNLGEPLHISGIIGMAVCSWKPIVMTASRDLTIRVWNYETMKVELVKKYQIEIGVIALHPSGFFAAVGFIDLLRLLQIQLDDLKETKSFNLASCTQLEFSNQGHLLAAAHGKMITLICIFTFEVVQSLKGHNGSILSLAWSTDDAVLVSGGNDGAIYKWNVVTGERLEEVVQKGIHYRSIALTSDAHSVYSITNTGLIREVAKSDIAREFKIPELTPLTDMALARSDAILFVGSVKGHLYNVQVPLVDTSSGNCTNFRFFNTKVTKICITYDDCTLITAADDGTLIIWRILNNEGKTARQAPELGRCADVLIARQELIEKNESINTLEMRIQQQSMEFAYKMKQGDAFHSEQMRDIHKDYCAAIENLKKKNIEMEQAHTEEFNLITASIAQGKEDHQKEMMDFEAQFHEKIIMEYDKLTSMKNKMDAMREEYEVKLRRSAGCLQDTIESMEADQKRLLSEKQDIIDNLLKDMDRRRAEFDEYCRQVDVDNDRHKVELQLQYEKRLQEEEENSIKWRGEAGVLKKKFSTLSRESEAYRKEIETMQAQHGKFQQSIRQHQREIEALRKELAERDSTIRDKDRRVFELGKKNSELEKYKQVLSMKITELKAQIEPKEREIKEKKEFILEMEKKLEELQQNNKQLELQLQELRDKYVGIDLELRRERNRFRASKAQYQRLCGEIYNVSGLIQRPELLKRSVKELCHRYSNDKELQKSLALDEDVQNEFLRQREYLERMTKSAKQKASGQRKDGGESLKLKKENMELLAELNALRELLNEKQRDCTRMEALLGLSSKAISPRQAKEKLEKAVADRDALEAHHREQMAKLEEMVRALSNENQTLRAELIAQSSTRSKPATTPATSGTGAAAASK
- the LOC121597655 gene encoding sphingomyelin phosphodiesterase 1-like, whose translation is MFPTWSTFCVAFFGVFCVACFAQRAAVPGSPRGTPYRINLAQYNQALLPRVRTLLGAAELAEEQYVPYFELLPEYRDRLSGNFLLDGFARARDAARCLTCMSSSYLFLSYYNETIANGRGDTERVWTFAKRICRLLGFKQYLCEGVVNMNGQVIEYVLRNRRPFPEPEDICQIFLQEQDCVRDGRSITEAALYRSVDITPPAVQEEQVRSRMYTPPDAGGSCSANPAPKKPPLTIVHLTDIHYDPEYVVGVNADCKAEACCRTLPDLAPATPETAAGYWSDYRDCDTPWHGVVDVMEHIRRQHPKIDAIYFTGDIVHHFTWNTSIETNEGAMRQVFDLMKRVFPGVPLYPVLGNHESHPANLYAPHDVEASYRMDYLYDFIADQWADWLPIKDIRPTLTEGGYYTVRTPYGVRIIGLNNNPCFVHNFWLFYSLDYFMPQLQWLHDTLLQAERDNERVHILAHVPSYDDSCFIGWTREYRKIVERFAHIIAGQFNGHSHVDEFNLYYSRDDPSRAVNVAWNGGSTTTFTKLNPNYKVFQFDPVTFEPLEQETWMYNLTDANLTPDQRPSWYRLYSFKSYYQLPDLSVDSLHRLVQRFAQSEQQLHRYWQAKQKYSDPLLQEGCTSTCLRNALCAIVRTEHDDERACELLYERAAQSNATTTQSG